One genomic region from Arthrobacter sp. YN encodes:
- a CDS encoding aldo/keto reductase: protein MHTRTLGQGLKVSALGLGAMGMSQSYGPNPGSRDEMVAVLRSAVDEGVTFFDTAEVYGPYVNEELVGEALEPIRDQVVIATKFGWDIRDGKSVGLDSRPDQIRRVAEESLKRLRTDVIDLFYQHRVDPAVPIEDVAGTIGELIAEGKVKHFGLSEASADTIRRAHAVHPVTAVQSEYSLWTRDPEAEVLPVLAELGIGFVPFSPLGKGFLTGTVDTSTSFTEGDIRSRVPRFEAGNLAANQALVDHVKTLAAAKGATPGQIALAWLLMQQPWIVPIPGTRRTERIQENAAATQIALSADERADLDGLAQRVGVHGDRYNPEHMTFVNR, encoded by the coding sequence ATGCACACCAGAACACTCGGCCAGGGCCTGAAGGTCTCCGCACTCGGACTCGGCGCAATGGGCATGTCCCAGAGCTATGGTCCCAACCCGGGCAGCAGGGACGAGATGGTCGCCGTGCTGCGCTCTGCCGTCGACGAAGGGGTCACCTTCTTCGACACCGCAGAGGTCTACGGGCCCTACGTCAACGAGGAACTGGTTGGTGAGGCTCTGGAGCCGATCCGCGACCAGGTCGTCATCGCCACCAAGTTCGGTTGGGACATTCGCGACGGCAAGAGCGTGGGCCTCGACAGCCGGCCAGACCAGATTCGCCGCGTCGCAGAGGAATCGCTAAAGCGGCTGCGTACCGACGTGATCGACCTGTTCTACCAGCACCGGGTTGACCCCGCCGTGCCGATCGAGGACGTCGCCGGCACGATCGGCGAGCTCATAGCCGAGGGCAAGGTCAAGCACTTCGGCCTCTCTGAGGCCTCCGCGGACACCATCCGGCGTGCTCACGCCGTGCACCCAGTCACCGCTGTCCAGAGCGAATATTCGCTTTGGACCCGCGACCCCGAGGCCGAGGTGCTGCCTGTCCTTGCCGAGCTCGGAATCGGATTCGTACCGTTCAGCCCGCTGGGCAAGGGGTTCCTCACCGGCACCGTGGACACATCAACCAGCTTCACCGAGGGGGACATCCGCTCCCGGGTGCCGCGTTTCGAGGCAGGGAATCTCGCGGCAAACCAGGCACTCGTCGACCACGTGAAGACGCTCGCAGCGGCCAAGGGCGCGACGCCCGGGCAGATTGCCCTGGCCTGGCTGCTGATGCAGCAGCCGTGGATCGTACCGATCCCGGGCACCCGCCGGACCGAGCGCATCCAAGAAAACGCGGCCGCCACCCAGATCGCACTCTCCGCGGACGAGCGGGCCGACCTCGACGGACTCGCCCAGCGCGTTGGCGTCCACGGAGACCGCTACAACCCCGAGCACATGACCTTTGTCAACCGCTGA
- a CDS encoding cupin domain-containing protein, with protein MTDNEFDQIFPLGAKNDAYAQYFIGQSYLALLAGGSVPVSNVSFEPGCRNNWHIHHGTDGGGDQILLCTAGSGWYQAEGGDPVSLEPGTVIHVPAGTKHWHGAKGNSWFSHVAFITPGENVSNEWLEPVTDEEYGKLQLRK; from the coding sequence ATGACTGACAATGAATTCGACCAGATTTTCCCGCTCGGAGCCAAGAACGACGCCTACGCGCAGTACTTCATCGGCCAGAGCTACCTGGCCCTGCTCGCTGGCGGGAGCGTGCCGGTCAGCAACGTCTCCTTCGAGCCGGGATGCCGCAACAACTGGCACATCCACCACGGCACAGACGGTGGAGGCGACCAGATCCTGCTGTGCACCGCGGGCAGCGGCTGGTACCAAGCAGAGGGCGGAGACCCCGTCAGCTTGGAGCCGGGTACGGTGATTCATGTCCCGGCCGGCACGAAGCACTGGCATGGGGCGAAGGGAAACTCGTGGTTCTCCCACGTCGCCTTCATCACCCCGGGCGAGAACGTCAGCAACGAATGGCTCGAGCCCGTCACCGACGAGGAGTACGGAAAACTGCAGCTAAGGAAGTGA
- a CDS encoding TetR/AcrR family transcriptional regulator: protein MTSNGRLTLRQEQQADTRRRLLQAAHAAFTELGFTATTIERIVDRANTSRATFYIHFKNKTEALLATWQEVDLADVGQLFRSFDEAGDFSQPAVCEWLDKFIAYWEHHGAVGRTALQAMAFEPELNSVFLAGMVNVVDDMEKYRSTFENDELARAVVLTNIIELERVLYFWSNDHLPCSRETLINALARNWVVA, encoded by the coding sequence ATGACTTCGAATGGCCGGCTCACTCTTCGCCAGGAACAACAGGCCGACACACGCCGCCGGCTGCTTCAGGCAGCCCACGCCGCGTTTACCGAGTTGGGGTTCACCGCAACGACTATCGAACGCATCGTCGACCGAGCCAACACGAGCCGAGCCACGTTCTACATTCACTTCAAAAACAAGACCGAGGCACTGCTGGCTACCTGGCAGGAAGTTGACCTGGCTGATGTCGGCCAGCTATTCCGAAGTTTCGATGAAGCCGGAGACTTCTCGCAGCCTGCGGTGTGTGAATGGTTGGACAAGTTCATCGCATACTGGGAGCATCACGGAGCTGTAGGGCGCACAGCACTGCAGGCTATGGCGTTCGAACCCGAATTGAACTCGGTCTTCCTTGCTGGCATGGTGAACGTCGTGGACGATATGGAAAAGTATCGGTCGACGTTCGAAAACGACGAACTGGCCCGCGCGGTCGTTCTTACCAACATTATCGAACTCGAACGCGTGCTCTACTTTTGGTCCAACGACCATCTCCCGTGTTCACGGGAGACGCTTATCAATGCACTGGCCCGTAATTGGGTGGTCGCCTAA